In Brevibacillus brevis NBRC 100599, a single genomic region encodes these proteins:
- a CDS encoding peptide ABC transporter substrate-binding protein: MHKWKKLSFCAVLLTSLAFAGCGAPQASNTGETTGAKQEQSSAPQTMQVNLNSGEPSTIDPGLAEDIPSMSVARAAFDGLLRLNEKGELKEAVAEKYEVSADGLTYTFHLRESKWTNGDPVTAHDFEYAWKRVLDPKTASGYAYQMYYLKNGQAFNANKAKAEDVGVKATDDKTLVVTLENPAPFFPGLVASVTYFPVNKKAVEGNKEWASKPETYISNGPFSLKNWEHKSKIEFEKNDSYWDKDAVKLSKLTLNMIEDANTELSMFEKGDLDWAGSPLGDLPLDALDALKESGKMQSQATAGTYWYIFNTKQKPFDNKKIRQAFATAVNRQEISDNVVPYKSTPATGILPPTMALTPEGYIKDGDVETAKKLLAEGMKEAGIKELPPITIAYNTSEVNSRIATVIQDQWRKAFGIEVKLVNKENKVHREDMKQGNFTIGRGSWIGDFNDPINFLEVFKGGLNTSKWENKEFLDLLAQSAKEGDVAKRKEILKKAEQIVMDEMPALPIYYFTYAWVKQDSVKDVVVDALGFIDFKYASNQK, encoded by the coding sequence TTGCATAAGTGGAAGAAACTATCATTTTGTGCTGTTCTGTTAACCAGTTTAGCATTCGCTGGTTGTGGAGCACCGCAAGCAAGCAACACGGGGGAGACGACAGGTGCGAAGCAGGAGCAGAGTAGCGCCCCCCAAACAATGCAGGTCAACCTGAACTCAGGTGAGCCAAGCACGATTGATCCTGGACTGGCAGAAGATATCCCTTCAATGTCTGTTGCCCGTGCAGCATTTGATGGCCTCCTGCGCCTGAATGAAAAAGGCGAGCTAAAAGAGGCGGTCGCAGAGAAGTACGAGGTTTCCGCTGATGGTCTCACGTATACCTTTCATCTGCGGGAGTCCAAATGGACCAATGGAGATCCGGTTACGGCTCATGACTTCGAATACGCATGGAAACGGGTTCTCGACCCGAAAACCGCTTCCGGTTACGCGTATCAGATGTACTATTTGAAAAATGGGCAAGCCTTTAACGCCAACAAGGCAAAAGCCGAAGATGTCGGCGTAAAGGCAACAGACGATAAGACGCTGGTGGTTACGCTGGAAAACCCGGCGCCGTTTTTCCCGGGACTGGTTGCGTCTGTCACCTATTTCCCGGTCAACAAAAAAGCGGTTGAGGGCAACAAAGAGTGGGCTTCGAAGCCAGAGACGTACATTTCAAACGGGCCATTCAGCTTGAAAAATTGGGAGCACAAATCAAAGATCGAATTCGAAAAGAACGATTCTTACTGGGATAAGGACGCTGTCAAATTGTCCAAGCTGACGTTGAACATGATCGAGGATGCCAATACAGAGCTGTCGATGTTTGAAAAAGGTGATCTGGATTGGGCGGGCTCACCACTGGGCGATTTGCCACTGGATGCGCTAGATGCGCTGAAAGAATCCGGAAAGATGCAATCTCAAGCAACAGCGGGTACGTACTGGTACATTTTTAATACGAAGCAAAAGCCGTTTGACAACAAAAAGATTCGTCAGGCATTTGCTACGGCAGTCAATCGTCAGGAAATCTCCGATAATGTCGTACCATACAAGAGCACGCCAGCGACGGGTATTCTCCCGCCGACCATGGCACTCACGCCAGAAGGCTACATCAAAGACGGCGATGTAGAGACCGCGAAGAAGCTCTTGGCGGAAGGTATGAAAGAAGCGGGGATCAAAGAGTTGCCACCGATCACGATTGCATACAATACATCAGAGGTTAATTCACGTATTGCGACAGTCATTCAGGATCAATGGCGCAAAGCATTTGGCATCGAAGTCAAACTGGTTAACAAAGAGAACAAGGTTCACCGTGAGGACATGAAGCAAGGGAACTTCACCATCGGTCGTGGTAGCTGGATTGGCGATTTCAACGATCCGATCAACTTCCTGGAAGTCTTCAAGGGTGGACTGAATACATCCAAATGGGAAAACAAGGAATTCCTCGATTTGCTCGCGCAATCTGCGAAAGAAGGGGATGTAGCGAAGCGCAAGGAAATCCTCAAGAAGGCTGAACAAATCGTCATGGATGAAATGCCTGCGTTGCCAATCTACTATTTCACCTATGCGTGGGTGAAGCAGGATAGCGTTAAAGATGTGGTAGTAGATGCACTCGGGTTCATCGATTTCAAGTACGCTTCCAATCAAAAGTAA
- a CDS encoding gamma-glutamyl-gamma-aminobutyrate hydrolase family protein produces the protein MRPIIGVACTKMYFPKNDLDQFFYVGSGYVNGIARSGGTPLILPLLTIQDAPFREMIESLDGLILSGGEDPAPHLYGEDPLQGLGDINYERDITELEIIKIALELKKPILGICRGMQILNVACGGTLIQDIASQVPGALQHAQKGSRQYGAHKITLQPGFVADALGKTEVLVNTSHHQAVKDIAPGFKVTGCAADGVIEAMESLDGLHVGVQWHPERMWAHDDDMLKIAEAFVARIKQLKLQVTN, from the coding sequence GTGCGTCCGATCATTGGTGTGGCATGTACGAAAATGTATTTTCCGAAGAACGATCTCGACCAGTTTTTCTATGTAGGTTCAGGCTATGTGAACGGAATTGCGCGCAGTGGCGGTACTCCACTGATCTTGCCACTGCTGACGATTCAGGATGCTCCGTTTCGTGAGATGATCGAATCGCTGGACGGCTTGATTTTGTCCGGTGGTGAAGATCCTGCGCCGCATTTGTACGGCGAAGACCCGCTGCAAGGGCTGGGCGATATCAATTACGAAAGAGACATCACAGAGCTTGAGATTATCAAGATTGCGTTGGAGCTGAAAAAGCCAATCCTGGGCATTTGCCGCGGGATGCAAATTTTGAATGTGGCGTGTGGCGGCACCCTCATTCAAGATATCGCGAGTCAAGTACCAGGAGCATTACAGCATGCACAGAAGGGGTCACGGCAATACGGGGCGCACAAGATTACGCTGCAACCTGGCTTTGTAGCGGATGCCCTCGGAAAGACAGAGGTGCTCGTGAACACCTCTCATCACCAAGCAGTCAAAGACATAGCACCGGGCTTCAAAGTCACAGGATGCGCGGCTGATGGTGTGATTGAGGCGATGGAAAGCCTCGACGGGCTACATGTGGGCGTACAGTGGCATCCAGAACGGATGTGGGCACACGACGACGACATGTTGAAGATTGCCGAGGCATTTGTTGCTCGGATAAAGCAGTTGAAGCTGCAAGTGACTAACTAG
- a CDS encoding peroxiredoxin — MLKVGDSAPVFTATSTKGTIDLRNHIGKENIVLIFYPGDDTPICTKQLCAVQDHYKKIEQANTLVFGVNPGGMDKKRSFADKFRYEFPLIVDEDESIRKAYDVGKVLGLFFQQRIVYIIGNNGTIIYAKKGNPPVSELLQVIENQA; from the coding sequence ATGTTAAAGGTCGGAGACTCGGCTCCCGTCTTTACGGCGACGAGCACAAAAGGAACCATTGATCTTAGGAATCACATCGGCAAAGAAAATATTGTCCTCATCTTCTATCCGGGCGATGATACCCCGATTTGCACGAAGCAGCTATGTGCGGTTCAGGATCACTACAAGAAAATCGAACAAGCAAATACCCTCGTTTTTGGTGTCAATCCCGGTGGCATGGACAAAAAGCGCTCGTTTGCTGATAAGTTCCGTTATGAATTTCCATTGATCGTGGATGAAGACGAATCCATTCGAAAAGCGTATGATGTCGGCAAGGTTCTCGGATTGTTTTTCCAGCAACGTATTGTGTATATCATAGGCAACAACGGAACGATCATCTACGCCAAAAAAGGAAATCCTCCAGTATCAGAGCTGCTACAGGTAATCGAAAACCAAGCCTAG
- a CDS encoding DNA polymerase IV — protein sequence MKKILHLDIDAFFASVEQLDRPELRGKPVIVGGTGNRGVVSTCSYEARKYGVRSAMPVAMARKKCPQGYYLPVRYSRYIEKSAEVRQIFTSYTERYQTVGLDEAYLDVSHYENAVPIARDIKRRIKRETGLTCSIGLSYNMSLAKIASDLKKPDAFVIIRPEQALDVLRPLPIGTLHGVGKKSQELLAKKGIETVEDFWRLSLDEATTLFGKFGRSLYYRARGEDNREIEMDRAPKSSSRETTLPFDLFDRDAIAPIATSLLREVEEDIREEGVEPQTITLKIKYADFTQRTKQHKAVAGANWQELLDDLLDAFDYTAGVRLVGVGFSNFAEQQGERYEQLSMFSWKLGR from the coding sequence ATGAAAAAAATTCTTCACTTGGATATTGACGCATTTTTCGCGAGTGTAGAGCAGTTAGATCGTCCTGAACTTCGGGGGAAGCCGGTCATTGTCGGGGGAACTGGCAATCGAGGTGTCGTATCGACCTGTAGCTACGAGGCACGAAAATACGGTGTTCGCTCCGCAATGCCTGTCGCCATGGCGAGGAAGAAATGTCCGCAAGGCTATTATTTGCCTGTCCGCTATAGCCGTTATATCGAAAAATCTGCTGAAGTCAGACAGATATTTACTTCTTATACAGAACGTTATCAAACAGTGGGTCTAGACGAGGCTTATTTGGACGTGTCCCATTATGAGAATGCGGTACCCATCGCCCGCGATATCAAGAGGCGAATCAAACGAGAGACCGGACTTACTTGCAGCATCGGACTTTCCTACAATATGTCATTGGCTAAGATTGCCAGTGATTTGAAAAAGCCGGATGCCTTTGTCATCATCCGACCAGAGCAGGCTTTGGATGTGCTGCGGCCGTTGCCAATTGGCACTTTGCATGGAGTCGGCAAAAAGTCACAAGAGCTGCTCGCGAAAAAGGGGATTGAGACGGTAGAGGATTTTTGGCGGCTTTCACTCGATGAGGCCACTACATTATTTGGAAAGTTCGGTCGTTCCCTCTATTACCGGGCGAGGGGAGAAGACAATCGCGAAATTGAGATGGACCGCGCGCCGAAATCATCGAGCCGCGAAACGACTCTGCCCTTTGATTTGTTTGACAGAGATGCGATTGCGCCGATTGCTACCTCCCTTTTGCGTGAGGTCGAAGAGGATATCCGAGAAGAAGGGGTCGAGCCCCAGACGATTACGCTAAAAATCAAGTACGCGGACTTTACCCAACGAACCAAGCAGCACAAGGCTGTGGCTGGGGCTAATTGGCAGGAGCTGTTGGACGATTTGCTCGACGCTTTTGACTATACAGCGGGCGTTCGATTAGTTGGTGTAGGCTTTTCGAATTTTGCCGAGCAGCAAGGGGAGCGGTACGAACAGCTCTCGATGTTTTCGTGGAAGCTGGGGAGGTAA
- a CDS encoding GNAT family N-acetyltransferase encodes MSLSIREITKENWRQIASLTVTEGQHAFIESNSFSIAQSGFEPEWISCGLYDMDIAVGYAMHGIDVENSRIWLDRFMIDGRHQGKGYAKKFLRMLVEEMGRRYSCTRIYLSIHPENEFARKLYESLGFTSNGEMDGPEEVMVLDLTME; translated from the coding sequence TTGAGCTTGTCGATTCGTGAAATTACGAAAGAAAATTGGCGCCAAATTGCCAGCTTGACTGTAACAGAAGGTCAACACGCCTTCATCGAAAGCAACTCTTTTTCCATCGCCCAATCAGGGTTTGAACCGGAATGGATATCATGCGGTCTGTATGACATGGACATCGCTGTCGGTTATGCCATGCACGGGATCGACGTAGAGAATAGCCGAATTTGGCTGGATCGCTTTATGATTGATGGTCGCCATCAGGGGAAGGGTTACGCCAAAAAGTTTCTGCGCATGCTCGTTGAAGAAATGGGCAGACGCTACAGTTGTACGCGCATTTACTTGAGTATTCATCCTGAAAACGAGTTCGCTCGCAAGCTGTATGAGTCGTTAGGCTTTACCTCCAATGGCGAAATGGATGGACCGGAGGAAGTGATGGTCCTCGACTTGACAATGGAATAG
- a CDS encoding MFS transporter produces the protein MSIFTQMTKQQRIGLLFVILILFIDMLLYSLLIPIVPYFTEKLQPSSTMMGVLFSSYAIAMLIATPIFGPISDRMGRRTMLLIGLLGLAASTLLFAFSETMGLLITARFVQGIAAAATWPTALALLADLFPSKMRGTVMGIALTAISTGTLLGAPIGGWLFEISDHRMPFLAAAAFTVINIVLVYLFLKEDATKTVSEKLHVGGFIRNPQVIFIAGIVLLAEISLCLLEPTLPVFFTEKLSMTPTTIGLLFGVMTLAYGMIAPVAGSLSGRMNPYKLMFGGIMTLAVFLPFLAWADSLWQAMLAMALIGASIGFTLSPTLGTLGAIIDQGGSGAYGTAYSLFNMFHGIGMVAGPLAGGILTDLLPVSSALLIVAASILGFGILLFVQLKASKSTSLSIKESEMKF, from the coding sequence ATGTCCATTTTTACACAAATGACCAAACAACAACGAATCGGACTTTTGTTTGTCATCCTGATCCTTTTCATCGATATGCTACTGTATAGCTTATTGATTCCGATTGTTCCTTATTTTACGGAAAAGCTGCAGCCATCCTCTACAATGATGGGCGTGCTGTTTAGCAGCTATGCGATCGCAATGCTCATTGCCACTCCTATTTTCGGACCGATATCCGATCGGATGGGCAGACGGACCATGCTTTTGATCGGTTTGCTCGGTCTTGCTGCTTCCACGTTGTTGTTTGCTTTCTCTGAAACAATGGGCTTGTTGATTACCGCGCGTTTTGTTCAAGGTATTGCTGCTGCGGCTACATGGCCAACTGCCCTTGCCCTCTTGGCGGATTTGTTCCCATCCAAAATGCGCGGAACTGTAATGGGAATTGCATTGACGGCGATTTCGACCGGTACATTGCTCGGAGCGCCGATTGGCGGATGGCTGTTTGAAATCAGTGACCATCGCATGCCTTTTCTGGCAGCAGCAGCCTTTACCGTAATCAACATTGTGCTGGTCTACTTGTTCTTGAAGGAAGACGCGACGAAAACTGTCAGCGAAAAGCTTCATGTCGGTGGATTCATCCGCAATCCGCAAGTCATCTTTATCGCTGGGATCGTCCTGTTGGCTGAGATCTCCCTTTGCTTGCTGGAACCGACGTTACCCGTATTTTTTACAGAGAAACTCAGCATGACGCCGACAACGATTGGTCTTTTGTTTGGGGTCATGACACTCGCGTACGGAATGATCGCCCCAGTTGCCGGCTCTCTTTCTGGCCGCATGAATCCGTATAAACTCATGTTTGGTGGAATCATGACGTTGGCTGTGTTTCTGCCATTTTTAGCGTGGGCCGACTCCCTCTGGCAGGCAATGCTCGCAATGGCCCTGATTGGAGCCAGCATTGGTTTCACCTTATCGCCTACCTTGGGTACGTTAGGGGCCATTATTGACCAAGGAGGCAGCGGTGCATACGGCACAGCCTACTCTCTTTTTAATATGTTTCACGGGATCGGAATGGTTGCAGGCCCACTGGCAGGGGGAATTTTGACGGATTTACTTCCTGTATCGTCTGCCCTCCTAATCGTCGCAGCATCCATACTTGGCTTCGGCATTTTACTATTTGTCCAATTAAAAGCAAGCAAATCCACCAGCCTCAGTATCAAGGAAAGCGAGATGAAATTTTGA
- a CDS encoding TetR/AcrR family transcriptional regulator has protein sequence MKGFIEEIRDKGMKFSMDDLAKRLGISKRTLYEHFSSKVEILETIIQQSFEEGDEKTQQILADNSLSLIEKIKGVMMVLPTHYEFYDLRILEQMKRYYPEQYAQVEASLSEDWQTLRHLLEQAIREGLIVNMDVTLMLKVIVDALNSTLDQRFYMKNQITVSEALSAIVDVLLFGLVPADKR, from the coding sequence ATGAAGGGTTTCATTGAAGAGATTCGCGATAAAGGCATGAAATTCTCCATGGATGATTTGGCGAAGCGGCTCGGGATCAGCAAACGCACGTTATACGAGCACTTCTCATCCAAAGTGGAAATTCTGGAAACAATCATACAGCAGTCCTTTGAAGAGGGCGATGAAAAAACACAGCAAATCCTCGCAGACAACAGTCTCTCTCTTATCGAAAAAATCAAAGGCGTCATGATGGTTTTACCGACACACTATGAATTTTATGATTTGCGCATCCTCGAACAGATGAAGCGATATTATCCTGAGCAATATGCCCAAGTTGAGGCTTCTCTATCCGAGGATTGGCAGACACTTCGCCACCTACTCGAGCAAGCGATTCGAGAAGGACTCATCGTCAATATGGACGTCACGCTCATGCTGAAGGTCATTGTCGATGCGCTGAATTCTACACTCGACCAGCGATTTTACATGAAAAACCAGATTACAGTCTCAGAAGCGCTATCCGCTATTGTAGATGTCCTCTTATTTGGATTGGTACCAGCCGATAAAAGGTAA
- a CDS encoding YqeG family HAD IIIA-type phosphatase, whose amino-acid sequence MFLEKLMPSQFVESIHHIDIDQLKRNNIRAVITDLDNTLVEWDRPHATEEVINWLARMHEAGIQVTVVSNNNKERVDRFCAPLNLGFIYAAKKPTNRAFLQAVRQMNVTIAETVVIGDQLFTDVLGGNRLGFHTILVVPVAQTDGFWTRFNRQMERVALIWMERKGMVSWRRKA is encoded by the coding sequence GTGTTTTTAGAGAAGCTGATGCCTAGTCAGTTCGTCGAATCAATCCATCACATTGACATAGATCAATTGAAACGAAATAACATCCGTGCGGTGATTACAGACTTGGATAATACCTTGGTGGAATGGGACAGGCCACATGCAACCGAGGAGGTCATCAACTGGCTTGCTCGCATGCATGAGGCAGGCATACAGGTCACTGTTGTCTCCAACAACAACAAGGAGCGTGTAGACCGCTTCTGTGCCCCATTAAATCTCGGGTTTATTTATGCGGCCAAAAAGCCGACAAACCGTGCCTTTTTGCAGGCAGTGCGGCAGATGAATGTAACCATCGCTGAGACTGTTGTCATTGGCGATCAATTGTTTACCGATGTGCTGGGAGGAAATCGATTAGGATTTCATACGATCCTAGTTGTTCCTGTAGCCCAGACGGATGGTTTTTGGACGCGCTTTAATCGTCAGATGGAGCGTGTGGCCCTTATTTGGATGGAGAGGAAAGGAATGGTTTCGTGGAGGAGAAAAGCATGA
- the yqeH gene encoding ribosome biogenesis GTPase YqeH — MTEQSHGSCAGCGIAIQTADAKKPGYAPESALGRKVIICQRCYRIKHYNEVAPVGMGDDDFLKILDGIGSTESLVVMVVDIFDFQGSWLKGLPRFVGKNPILLVGNKVDLLPRNINLNRVRNWMQHEAKERGLRPEDVVLISAQKGLHIDELLNRIGELRKGRDVYIVGVTNVGKSTMINRILHDYGAAELEITTSPFPGTTLDKIEIPLEDGRSIFDTPGIINRDQIGHMVSPTDLRKITPTSRINSKVYQLDDGQSLFLGGLARIDFVRGERQPFIVYVDNDLYIHRTKLEKADEVMQKHHGTLLVPPTGEEAAKALPPFVKHTFKINKSTMTTDIVISGLGWVSIQGKHEASVVVHAPKGVSVGMRKGLI, encoded by the coding sequence ATGACGGAACAATCGCATGGCTCTTGTGCTGGATGTGGGATTGCCATTCAGACAGCAGATGCAAAAAAGCCTGGCTATGCACCTGAATCCGCGCTTGGCAGAAAGGTAATCATTTGCCAGCGCTGTTATCGCATCAAGCATTATAATGAAGTAGCTCCCGTAGGAATGGGCGATGACGACTTCCTCAAGATTTTGGATGGCATCGGCTCTACGGAGTCTCTTGTCGTAATGGTAGTCGATATCTTTGACTTCCAAGGCTCCTGGCTCAAGGGTTTGCCACGTTTTGTCGGGAAGAATCCGATTTTGCTCGTGGGTAACAAGGTTGATTTGCTGCCGAGAAACATCAACCTGAACCGTGTACGCAACTGGATGCAGCACGAAGCAAAAGAACGCGGACTGCGCCCGGAGGATGTCGTACTGATCAGCGCGCAGAAAGGGCTTCATATCGATGAATTATTGAATCGCATTGGAGAGTTGCGCAAAGGCCGTGATGTATACATTGTCGGTGTGACCAACGTAGGAAAGTCGACGATGATCAACCGCATCTTGCATGACTACGGTGCGGCTGAGCTGGAGATTACCACTTCGCCATTCCCTGGTACGACACTTGACAAAATCGAGATTCCGCTCGAGGATGGCCGCTCCATTTTTGATACGCCGGGAATCATTAATCGCGACCAGATCGGACATATGGTATCCCCGACTGATCTGAGAAAGATTACCCCGACCAGCCGGATTAACTCCAAGGTGTATCAGCTCGATGATGGGCAATCGCTCTTTTTGGGTGGTTTAGCCCGTATCGACTTCGTACGCGGAGAGAGACAGCCGTTCATCGTCTATGTCGACAACGATCTGTACATCCACCGGACGAAGCTGGAGAAAGCAGACGAAGTGATGCAAAAGCACCATGGAACCTTGCTGGTGCCGCCAACAGGGGAGGAAGCTGCGAAAGCACTTCCACCATTTGTGAAGCACACCTTTAAAATCAACAAGTCCACCATGACCACTGACATCGTAATTTCCGGTTTGGGCTGGGTCAGCATCCAAGGAAAACACGAAGCGAGTGTTGTCGTGCATGCACCTAAAGGCGTAAGTGTTGGGATGCGCAAAGGGCTGATCTAG
- a CDS encoding shikimate dehydrogenase: MITSKTQLVGLFGHPVSHSQSPMMHNTAFLETGLGFAYAAFDVEPENLEDAVAGIRALGLKGINVTIPHKVAIMPMLDEIDPLAKRIGAVNTVVSRDGRLIGYNTDGMGYVRSLVEETGIVLEKQVVTMVGAGGAARAVAFTLAEQGVKEIRIINRSRERAAVLAEHVGMIVPTKIVEQGEGEAAIADSSLLINTTSIGMLPNVQETPVPAEWLHSGLTVSDLIYNPLETRLLKEARAIGATVHSGIGMFVNQGALAFELWTGEQAPTGVMREVVLQQLKKTT; this comes from the coding sequence ATGATTACAAGCAAAACACAACTGGTTGGCCTGTTTGGGCATCCAGTTTCCCACTCACAATCACCGATGATGCACAATACAGCTTTTTTAGAGACCGGGTTGGGATTTGCCTATGCTGCGTTCGATGTGGAACCGGAAAATCTGGAAGATGCAGTCGCGGGTATTCGCGCGTTAGGCCTGAAGGGGATTAACGTCACGATTCCCCACAAAGTCGCTATCATGCCGATGTTGGATGAAATCGATCCGCTTGCCAAACGAATCGGTGCCGTTAATACCGTCGTTTCTCGTGATGGACGCTTGATCGGCTATAACACAGATGGTATGGGCTATGTTCGTTCGCTTGTGGAAGAGACGGGAATCGTTCTTGAAAAGCAAGTGGTAACCATGGTAGGGGCTGGAGGCGCTGCGCGAGCTGTGGCGTTTACCTTGGCTGAACAAGGAGTCAAGGAAATTCGCATTATCAATCGTTCCCGGGAAAGAGCTGCGGTATTGGCTGAGCATGTCGGAATGATTGTACCTACGAAAATCGTAGAACAAGGCGAAGGGGAAGCAGCTATCGCGGACTCTTCGTTGTTGATCAATACGACATCGATCGGAATGCTGCCAAACGTGCAGGAGACACCTGTGCCAGCAGAGTGGCTTCATTCCGGTTTAACCGTTAGCGATCTGATTTATAACCCGCTCGAAACACGTCTGCTCAAAGAAGCGCGTGCTATTGGAGCCACTGTTCATTCCGGAATCGGCATGTTCGTGAATCAAGGTGCACTGGCATTCGAGCTGTGGACGGGCGAGCAAGCACCAACTGGGGTTATGCGTGAGGTCGTCTTGCAACAATTAAAGAAAACAACCTGA
- the yhbY gene encoding ribosome assembly RNA-binding protein YhbY, which yields MLTGKQKRFLRAEAHHLTPIFQVGKGGVNENMITQIKEALEVRELIKVAILQNNNDDKHQVAEDLAAGAGAELVQLIGHTVVLYKESRENKTIKLP from the coding sequence ATGTTGACCGGCAAGCAAAAGCGCTTTTTGCGCGCAGAAGCACATCATCTCACCCCTATTTTCCAAGTTGGAAAAGGTGGAGTAAACGAAAACATGATCACACAGATCAAAGAAGCGTTGGAAGTACGTGAATTGATCAAGGTAGCGATTTTGCAAAACAATAATGACGATAAACATCAAGTGGCTGAAGATCTCGCTGCAGGTGCTGGAGCAGAGCTTGTGCAGTTGATTGGCCATACAGTTGTCTTGTACAAAGAGTCTCGGGAGAACAAGACGATCAAGCTTCCGTAA
- a CDS encoding nicotinate-nucleotide adenylyltransferase, translating into MRQPIKQVGIMGGTFDPIHCGHLLAAEQAREQAGLDEIWFMPTHVPPHKERESLTLAHHRLQMVQLAVSDHEVFRVTDVEFERKGPSYTYDTMTQLIRQFPDCRFSFIMGGDMVKILPKWYQYQELIHMVRFIGLARPGTELDLKSSEDVTYVEMPVWDISSTMIREKAAARKSIRYLVPDAVERYIKENRIYETFG; encoded by the coding sequence ATGAGACAGCCAATCAAGCAAGTAGGGATCATGGGAGGAACGTTTGACCCGATTCATTGTGGGCACTTGCTGGCGGCCGAACAAGCCAGAGAGCAAGCGGGCCTGGATGAAATCTGGTTTATGCCTACACACGTTCCACCACACAAAGAAAGAGAGAGTCTGACGCTGGCGCATCACCGCTTGCAAATGGTTCAGCTGGCCGTGTCTGATCACGAGGTGTTTCGTGTTACAGATGTAGAGTTCGAAAGAAAAGGGCCATCGTACACCTATGATACGATGACTCAGCTCATTAGGCAGTTCCCGGATTGCCGGTTTTCCTTTATCATGGGGGGAGATATGGTAAAAATCTTGCCCAAATGGTACCAGTACCAAGAGCTGATTCATATGGTACGCTTTATAGGTCTAGCGAGACCAGGAACCGAACTGGACCTAAAATCGAGCGAGGACGTCACATATGTGGAGATGCCTGTTTGGGACATATCCTCCACGATGATTCGCGAGAAGGCAGCTGCCAGGAAAAGCATCCGTTATCTTGTGCCTGATGCCGTGGAGCGCTATATAAAGGAGAACCGAATCTATGAGACTTTTGGATAA
- the yqeK gene encoding bis(5'-nucleosyl)-tetraphosphatase (symmetrical) YqeK, translating into MRLLDNREELLVRVRQQMHEKRYNHTLGVAASARELAERFGADPDKAELAGLLHDYCKCWPVEKMFEILVRHDMPTELLEGEKELWHAFAAAIVIQTDLGVTDADILQAVRYHTTGRAGMSLLEKVVCVADYIEPNRVYPGVDFIRAKAMHDLDAALALALGGTIQFLIEKQKTVFPLTLTAYNDLVSRKGREGGF; encoded by the coding sequence ATGAGACTTTTGGATAATCGGGAAGAGCTTCTCGTTCGCGTACGGCAACAAATGCATGAAAAACGCTACAATCACACGCTAGGGGTGGCTGCGTCGGCTCGCGAGCTGGCAGAGAGATTCGGGGCTGATCCTGACAAAGCCGAGCTTGCTGGTCTGTTGCACGATTACTGCAAGTGCTGGCCTGTGGAAAAAATGTTTGAGATTCTCGTTCGCCACGATATGCCTACAGAGCTTTTAGAAGGGGAAAAAGAGCTGTGGCACGCCTTTGCAGCAGCGATCGTGATCCAGACTGACCTAGGTGTAACGGATGCAGATATTTTACAAGCTGTTCGCTACCATACGACGGGGCGAGCTGGCATGTCCCTGTTAGAAAAAGTCGTCTGTGTGGCAGACTATATAGAACCAAACCGGGTTTACCCCGGTGTCGATTTTATTCGCGCCAAAGCCATGCATGATTTGGATGCCGCCCTGGCACTTGCCTTGGGAGGCACCATTCAATTTTTGATAGAGAAGCAAAAGACAGTTTTTCCGTTGACATTGACGGCCTATAACGATTTGGTTTCCCGCAAAGGGAGAGAAGGAGGGTTTTGA
- the rsfS gene encoding ribosome silencing factor, with protein sequence MVKTVEDLAQLVVKAAEDKKAENLKVLDIRKLSVIADYFMICHGNNERQVQAIVREIRDQAHKNGFDVRGIEGADEGRWVLVDLGDIVIHVFHREDREFYNLERLWKDAEEVSFSAQG encoded by the coding sequence ATGGTTAAAACAGTAGAAGATTTGGCCCAGTTGGTTGTGAAGGCAGCAGAGGACAAAAAAGCAGAGAACTTGAAGGTGCTCGATATTAGAAAGCTGTCTGTGATCGCAGACTATTTCATGATTTGCCACGGAAACAACGAGCGTCAAGTACAGGCAATTGTTCGCGAAATTCGTGACCAAGCCCACAAAAACGGCTTTGACGTCCGCGGTATCGAGGGAGCAGATGAAGGGCGCTGGGTACTGGTTGATCTGGGCGATATCGTCATTCACGTTTTCCATCGCGAAGATCGCGAGTTTTACAACCTGGAGCGCCTGTGGAAGGACGCAGAGGAAGTTTCCTTCAGCGCGCAAGGGTAA